In the Prosthecobacter dejongeii genome, one interval contains:
- a CDS encoding PVC-type heme-binding CxxCH protein → MKQLLFFTLSFAGFVLAAPPPANNIKSKTTHAEAYGPTQNAVTVDPAKDLPRYPAVEPKGARETWQVKKGFDLELAAHEPLVRDPIAVCFDERGRMFVCEMIDYSEMRDVTPHLGRVSMLEDKDGDGFFETSQVFADNLPWPTGVIWANGGLYVGATPDIWRFEDKDGDGKAEVREKAFTGFGTGLKILNVQGLMNSFQWGQDNRVHILAGGGNRGIVTCLKRPDLPGIEIGGKDFWFDPLTHEFGLEGGGAQYGMSFDNYGRKFGCSNSDHLQYWVYDGRYASRNPLYSMPAARKSIAVDGGAAEVFRLSPDEPWRIIRTRWRIAGVVKGSVEGGGRVSGYFTGATGTTLYRGDAYGPEFINNSFSGDAGGQLIHRKQIRYADNGIDLLGERPADEHGYEFAASKDTWVRVVNFANAPDGHLYVCDMYREVIEHPWSVPDEIKKHLDLNSGSDRGRIWRITKSGETKAASRRTRPALDKASLEDLVAALAHPNGWHRDTAARLLYERQDKAAVALLEKDFADLKNPLAVIHRLNVLQGLKSLSPDVLIIALQNEDAHVREHAIFLAEPLLQAASSPEALWQKLLTLTADPSSRVRFQLALTLGQVSHPGQALALASIAPSEDWLRHALLSAPPEQAFAVYQTRSSGKTAADEALSLGLIETIAARNKAAEVTALIQSLGTSPSPKTIRALAEGLRRSGTTLEAVDKEKKLTPAFATATETLANLKASDKDRLAAMELVALSRPASVIPSLQICLAEGQSEALQAAAIRHLATFSQPKVTQALITSWPHLAPQARTAALAALVSRDDRATALLTALGKTEGAPTAADLSASQVQDLAKHKNAQVAALARTTLAAVIPPSREEVVKKFQTALSLKGDATAGSAVFMSRCLACHVANGQGIEVGPNFTTVKTRGKDGLLTAIVEPHKEVASQYIAYTVNTKDGQTLSGIIAKDDASSMTLKMMGGAEITVQRSNILGSSSSGQSLMPEGLEQGMTEQDMADLISFIEAVE, encoded by the coding sequence ATGAAGCAACTTCTCTTTTTCACTTTGAGCTTCGCTGGATTTGTTTTGGCTGCGCCTCCACCCGCCAATAACATCAAGTCCAAGACCACTCATGCCGAAGCCTACGGTCCTACTCAAAATGCCGTGACGGTGGATCCTGCCAAAGATTTACCGCGTTACCCAGCCGTAGAACCCAAGGGTGCGCGTGAAACGTGGCAGGTAAAAAAGGGATTTGACCTGGAACTGGCTGCCCACGAACCGCTCGTTCGAGATCCCATTGCCGTTTGTTTTGATGAACGTGGACGAATGTTTGTGTGCGAAATGATCGATTACTCCGAGATGCGCGACGTCACCCCCCATCTCGGGCGCGTTTCTATGCTGGAGGACAAAGATGGCGATGGCTTCTTTGAAACCAGTCAAGTCTTTGCCGATAACTTGCCCTGGCCCACGGGCGTTATCTGGGCGAACGGCGGCCTCTATGTTGGGGCCACGCCGGACATCTGGCGCTTCGAGGACAAGGATGGCGATGGCAAAGCCGAGGTCCGCGAAAAGGCCTTCACTGGTTTTGGCACCGGCCTGAAAATCCTCAATGTCCAGGGCCTGATGAACAGCTTTCAGTGGGGCCAGGATAACCGCGTCCACATCCTCGCCGGAGGCGGAAATCGGGGCATTGTCACCTGCCTCAAACGACCCGACCTGCCTGGTATCGAGATCGGTGGTAAGGACTTCTGGTTTGATCCGCTGACTCATGAGTTCGGTCTTGAGGGCGGCGGTGCCCAGTATGGCATGAGCTTTGACAACTACGGTCGCAAATTCGGCTGCTCGAATTCAGACCATCTCCAGTACTGGGTCTATGACGGCCGTTATGCTTCCCGGAATCCACTTTACTCCATGCCCGCCGCGCGCAAAAGCATCGCCGTGGATGGCGGCGCGGCCGAGGTCTTCCGCCTCAGCCCGGATGAGCCTTGGCGCATCATCCGCACCCGCTGGCGCATCGCTGGGGTCGTTAAAGGCTCGGTCGAAGGTGGGGGCCGAGTCAGTGGTTACTTTACGGGCGCTACTGGCACCACCCTTTACCGCGGTGATGCCTATGGTCCGGAGTTTATAAACAACAGCTTCAGCGGCGATGCTGGCGGCCAGCTCATCCATCGCAAGCAGATCCGTTATGCCGACAATGGCATTGATCTTCTGGGGGAACGACCCGCCGATGAACACGGCTACGAATTCGCTGCCAGCAAGGACACCTGGGTTCGTGTGGTCAATTTTGCCAATGCTCCCGATGGCCACCTGTACGTCTGTGACATGTATCGAGAAGTCATCGAGCATCCCTGGAGTGTGCCCGATGAAATCAAAAAACATCTTGATCTCAATAGCGGCAGTGATCGTGGTCGCATCTGGAGAATAACCAAAAGTGGCGAAACGAAAGCTGCCTCCCGTCGCACTCGTCCCGCCTTGGACAAAGCCAGCCTCGAAGATCTGGTGGCCGCTCTCGCCCATCCAAATGGCTGGCACCGCGATACCGCCGCCCGGCTCCTCTATGAGCGTCAGGACAAGGCCGCCGTGGCTCTTCTCGAAAAAGACTTCGCAGATCTCAAGAATCCTCTCGCTGTCATCCATCGCCTCAATGTCCTCCAGGGTCTCAAGTCCCTCAGCCCAGATGTCCTCATCATCGCTTTGCAAAACGAAGATGCCCATGTCCGCGAGCACGCCATCTTCCTGGCCGAGCCCCTTCTTCAGGCTGCATCATCCCCAGAGGCCCTTTGGCAGAAGCTGCTTACCTTGACGGCAGATCCGAGTTCCCGTGTCCGGTTCCAGCTCGCCCTCACCCTCGGCCAAGTTTCTCATCCTGGGCAAGCTCTGGCTCTCGCCTCCATTGCTCCTAGCGAAGACTGGCTCCGTCATGCCCTCCTTTCCGCCCCGCCGGAACAGGCCTTCGCGGTCTATCAGACCCGCTCCTCAGGCAAGACGGCGGCCGACGAAGCCCTATCTCTCGGCCTCATTGAAACCATCGCCGCCCGCAACAAGGCGGCAGAAGTAACGGCCCTAATTCAGTCTCTCGGGACCTCGCCATCCCCCAAAACCATCCGTGCTCTGGCCGAAGGTCTTCGCCGGTCCGGTACAACCCTTGAGGCCGTGGATAAAGAGAAAAAACTCACCCCCGCTTTTGCCACAGCTACCGAAACCCTGGCCAATCTGAAAGCTTCCGACAAAGACCGCCTTGCCGCCATGGAGCTGGTGGCCCTTTCCCGCCCGGCCTCCGTCATCCCTAGCTTACAGATCTGCTTGGCCGAAGGTCAATCGGAAGCCCTGCAGGCTGCCGCCATCCGTCACCTCGCTACCTTTAGCCAGCCTAAGGTCACTCAGGCACTCATCACCTCCTGGCCTCACCTCGCCCCTCAGGCTCGCACCGCCGCCCTGGCAGCCCTCGTTTCCCGTGATGATCGCGCCACGGCTCTGCTGACGGCCCTGGGCAAAACCGAAGGTGCCCCCACAGCGGCAGATCTCTCCGCATCCCAGGTCCAGGACCTCGCGAAGCATAAAAACGCCCAAGTCGCCGCTCTCGCCCGCACTACTCTCGCCGCCGTCATTCCTCCATCGCGTGAGGAAGTGGTGAAAAAATTTCAGACGGCTCTCTCCCTCAAAGGAGACGCCACCGCAGGCAGTGCCGTTTTCATGTCCCGCTGTCTCGCCTGCCACGTGGCCAACGGGCAGGGGATCGAAGTAGGCCCCAACTTCACCACCGTGAAGACCCGTGGCAAAGACGGCCTCCTCACTGCCATAGTCGAGCCGCATAAAGAAGTCGCCTCCCAATACATCGCCTACACCGTCAATACCAAGGACGGCCAGACCCTCAGCGGCATCATCGCCAAGGACGACGCCAGCAGCATGACGCTCAAAATGATGGGCGGAGCCGAAATCACTGTGCAACGTTCCAACATCCTCGGCAGCTCCTCCTCCGGCCAAAGCCTCATGCCAGAAGGACTGGAGCAGGGGATGACCGAGCAGGACATGGCCGATCTCATCAGCTTCATCGAGGCCGTTGAATAG
- the hemB gene encoding porphobilinogen synthase: protein MNLSIRPRRNRQSPAIRDMVRETVLTPGNLIYPLFLQEGDENTPISAMPGCQRWCLADLVQEAGEAHALGIPGVVLFPRIPDELKTPGAEECYNDDGLVPRAIRALKAAHPTLMVITDVALDPYNSDGHDGLVAADGRILNDETVEVLCQQALCHARAGADIVAPSDMMDGRVAALRAALDQAGFTQVSIMSYTAKYASAYYGPFRGALDSAPKAGDKKTYQMDPANTIEALREAALDESEGADILMVKPAGPYLDIIARIRDVSTLPIAAYQVSGEYLMIKAGAAAGWLDEDKVAMESLLGIRRAGANMILTYFAKKIAAVL from the coding sequence ATGAATCTCTCCATCCGTCCGCGCCGCAACCGCCAGTCTCCCGCCATCCGGGACATGGTGCGCGAAACTGTGCTCACTCCTGGGAATCTGATCTACCCGCTCTTCCTTCAGGAGGGGGATGAAAACACCCCCATTAGCGCCATGCCTGGCTGCCAGCGCTGGTGCCTGGCAGATCTCGTCCAGGAAGCAGGTGAAGCCCACGCTCTCGGCATTCCGGGTGTCGTACTTTTCCCACGCATTCCCGATGAGCTGAAAACTCCCGGTGCCGAGGAATGCTACAATGACGATGGCCTCGTCCCTCGCGCCATCCGTGCGCTCAAGGCCGCCCATCCCACGCTCATGGTCATCACTGACGTGGCGCTGGATCCCTACAACAGCGATGGTCACGATGGTCTTGTGGCTGCCGATGGCCGCATCCTCAATGATGAGACCGTCGAGGTCCTGTGTCAGCAGGCCCTCTGCCATGCCCGCGCTGGGGCAGACATTGTCGCTCCCAGCGACATGATGGATGGCCGTGTCGCCGCCCTTCGTGCAGCCCTGGATCAGGCCGGATTCACTCAGGTCTCCATCATGAGCTACACTGCCAAGTACGCCAGCGCCTACTATGGTCCCTTCCGTGGTGCGCTCGATTCCGCCCCCAAGGCGGGCGACAAAAAAACCTATCAGATGGACCCTGCTAACACCATTGAGGCCCTTCGTGAAGCTGCCCTCGATGAATCTGAAGGTGCCGACATTCTCATGGTCAAGCCCGCAGGCCCGTACCTCGATATCATCGCCCGCATCCGTGATGTCAGCACCCTTCCCATCGCCGCCTATCAGGTGAGTGGCGAGTATCTTATGATCAAGGCCGGGGCCGCCGCTGGCTGGCTGGATGAGGACAAAGTGGCCATGGAATCCCTCCTCGGCATTCGCCGCGCCGGGGCCAATATGATCCTAACCTACTTTGCCAAAAAGATTGCCGCCGTCCTGTAA
- a CDS encoding uracil-DNA glycosylase family protein — MSTSSRLIQAARDLSSSLAFLTFAPPTAYVYNPLEYARAPHELYLSRYGEGKKRVVFVGMNPGPFGMTQTGVPFGEIAAVRDWMKIETEVGHPEHEHPKRRVTGFACKNSEVSGRRLWGLFAQRFGAAENFFKEHFVANYCPLVFMEEGGRNRTPDKLPASETEAMEKLCDAHLCEVIATLDPEWVIGVGAFAEARAQRAKDTLGTPFKVGRVLHPSPASPLANRDWPGEATKQLIKQGVWEA, encoded by the coding sequence ATGTCCACTTCCTCCCGACTCATCCAGGCTGCGCGTGATCTCAGCAGCAGCCTCGCCTTCCTCACCTTCGCTCCGCCAACAGCCTACGTTTACAACCCCCTCGAATACGCCCGCGCTCCTCACGAACTCTACCTCAGCCGCTATGGCGAAGGTAAAAAGCGCGTCGTTTTCGTCGGCATGAATCCAGGCCCTTTCGGCATGACCCAGACCGGCGTTCCTTTTGGTGAAATCGCCGCTGTCCGCGACTGGATGAAGATCGAAACGGAAGTCGGGCATCCCGAGCACGAGCACCCCAAACGCCGCGTCACCGGCTTTGCCTGCAAAAACTCCGAAGTCAGCGGCCGTCGCCTCTGGGGCCTCTTCGCCCAGCGTTTCGGCGCGGCTGAAAACTTCTTCAAGGAGCATTTTGTGGCTAATTACTGCCCCCTCGTCTTCATGGAGGAAGGCGGTCGCAACCGCACCCCGGACAAGCTCCCTGCCAGTGAAACCGAGGCCATGGAAAAGCTCTGCGATGCCCACCTCTGCGAAGTCATCGCCACCCTTGATCCCGAATGGGTCATCGGCGTCGGTGCGTTTGCCGAGGCCCGCGCCCAGCGTGCCAAAGACACCCTCGGCACCCCCTTCAAAGTCGGTCGCGTCCTCCACCCCAGCCCCGCCAGCCCGCTCGCCAACCGCGACTGGCCCGGCGAAGCCACGAAGCAGCTCATCAAACAGGGCGTCTGGGAGGCCTAA
- the pseC gene encoding UDP-4-amino-4,6-dideoxy-N-acetyl-beta-L-altrosamine transaminase, producing the protein MSSFLPYGRQSLDAEDLQAVMDVLKSDFLTQGPAIGRFEEAVAGWCGAKHGVAMSNGTATLHLAAKAMGLKHGDWLWTSPITFVASANAGRYCGANVDFVDVDPGTVNLCPERLEAKLQQAEKEGKLPKIVVPVHFTGQPCAMDRIHALGQKYGFKILEDGAHALGGSYEGERIGNCRWSDAVSHSFHPVKIVTSGEGGMITTNDDELAWKIGMLRTHGITRDADRMVGESEGPWYYQQLELGYNFRMTDIQAALGASQMTKLDAFSARRREIAALYDQELGGLPLRPLARDPKGVSGWHLYMIRLNLAEISQTRRQVFDSLRAQGIGVNVHYIPVHLQPDYVRLGFNEGMFPEAEQYYQEAITLPMFPAMKDEDILRVRDALAVATGV; encoded by the coding sequence ATGAGTTCTTTCCTTCCTTACGGTCGCCAGTCTCTTGATGCTGAAGACCTCCAGGCGGTGATGGATGTGCTGAAGTCGGACTTCCTCACCCAAGGGCCCGCCATCGGTCGTTTCGAAGAAGCTGTCGCTGGCTGGTGTGGTGCCAAACATGGCGTAGCAATGTCAAATGGTACCGCCACGCTGCACCTTGCCGCTAAAGCCATGGGCCTCAAACACGGAGATTGGCTTTGGACCAGCCCCATCACCTTTGTCGCCTCGGCCAATGCGGGGCGTTATTGCGGAGCGAACGTGGACTTTGTGGATGTGGATCCAGGAACGGTGAACCTGTGCCCGGAGCGGTTGGAAGCGAAACTGCAGCAGGCTGAAAAAGAGGGGAAGCTGCCGAAGATCGTGGTGCCGGTACACTTCACCGGCCAGCCCTGCGCGATGGACCGCATCCATGCGCTGGGGCAGAAATATGGCTTTAAGATCCTGGAAGATGGTGCCCATGCTCTAGGCGGCAGCTATGAGGGCGAACGGATCGGCAACTGCCGGTGGTCAGATGCGGTTTCGCATAGCTTTCACCCAGTGAAAATCGTGACGAGTGGCGAGGGTGGAATGATCACGACCAACGATGACGAACTGGCCTGGAAGATCGGCATGCTGCGCACGCACGGCATCACGCGCGATGCTGACCGGATGGTGGGAGAATCCGAGGGGCCGTGGTATTATCAGCAACTGGAGCTGGGCTACAACTTCCGCATGACGGACATCCAAGCCGCGCTGGGGGCTAGCCAGATGACGAAGCTGGATGCCTTTTCCGCGAGGCGGCGGGAGATCGCGGCGTTGTACGATCAGGAGTTAGGCGGGCTGCCGCTGCGACCTCTTGCGAGGGACCCGAAGGGCGTCAGCGGATGGCACCTTTACATGATCCGGCTCAACCTGGCCGAGATCTCGCAGACACGCAGGCAGGTCTTTGACAGCCTGCGCGCGCAGGGCATTGGAGTGAATGTGCACTACATCCCGGTGCATTTGCAGCCTGACTATGTGAGGCTGGGCTTTAACGAGGGGATGTTCCCAGAGGCGGAGCAGTATTACCAGGAAGCGATCACGCTTCCCATGTTCCCCGCGATGAAGGACGAGGACATTCTGCGGGTGCGTGATGCGCTGGCGGTGGCGACAGGGGTTTAG
- a CDS encoding class I SAM-dependent methyltransferase: MLRQEAGAQGNDEKMIELSYDLQAGSYVGALADPALLAHKREYCSHVAALLDSLGPIRSILDAGMGEGNMLWLTLSQMTQPPVQIHGFDLCWSRMAVANQWLEKQEPSFDIQISTGSLTEIPYMDSSVDVVWTNHSIEPNHGREAAILSELYRVCSRYVVMLEPAYELGSDEARKRMDEHGYCRNLVGLAQHLGFRVMRHEIFAGNRNPLNPTALLILAKDETAAPVTPRRCCPVYKTELTPMRDCWYSKESMRAYPILGGIPCLRSSQSIVASKLAENFHSDS; this comes from the coding sequence ATGCTTCGTCAAGAAGCGGGAGCTCAGGGCAATGATGAAAAGATGATCGAACTCTCATACGACCTACAAGCGGGGTCATATGTAGGTGCTCTGGCAGACCCAGCTCTGCTTGCTCATAAGCGTGAGTATTGCAGTCACGTGGCGGCTTTACTTGATAGTCTAGGCCCGATCCGCAGTATTCTGGATGCCGGGATGGGGGAAGGTAACATGCTTTGGCTGACCCTCTCACAAATGACCCAGCCACCCGTGCAAATCCACGGATTTGATCTTTGCTGGTCGCGCATGGCTGTCGCTAACCAATGGCTAGAAAAGCAAGAACCCAGTTTCGACATTCAAATCAGCACTGGCAGCCTCACTGAAATTCCTTACATGGACAGCAGTGTGGATGTGGTCTGGACGAATCATTCCATTGAACCGAATCACGGGCGAGAGGCAGCGATTTTGTCGGAGCTTTATCGTGTTTGTAGTCGCTACGTGGTCATGCTGGAGCCTGCTTATGAACTAGGTAGTGATGAAGCTCGCAAGCGCATGGATGAACATGGTTACTGCCGCAATTTGGTCGGCCTTGCTCAACATTTAGGCTTTCGAGTGATGCGGCACGAGATCTTTGCGGGCAATCGCAATCCTCTCAACCCCACAGCGCTCCTGATTCTGGCCAAAGACGAAACAGCGGCTCCTGTAACACCCCGCCGCTGCTGCCCTGTTTATAAAACTGAACTCACGCCCATGCGCGACTGCTGGTACAGTAAAGAATCCATGCGGGCTTATCCTATTCTGGGTGGGATCCCTTGTCTGCGTAGTAGCCAAAGCATTGTCGCTAGCAAATTGGCCGAAAATTTTCACTCTGACTCATGA
- the pseB gene encoding UDP-N-acetylglucosamine 4,6-dehydratase (inverting), whose translation MIVSSARSILVTGGTGSFGQKCITTLLANPEVKRIVIYSRDELKQFEMGQKFTDPRLRFFIGDVRDKDRLQRALEGVDTVIHAAALKQVPAAEYNPMEFIKTNVLGAENLIEACLDSDVQNVVALSTDKAAAPINLYGATKLCSDKLFIAANNVRGDRKIKFSVVRYGNVMGSRGSVIPFFLEKRKTGVLPITDPEMTRFNITLEEGVELVMHALEHAIGGEIFVPKIPSYRITDVAEAIGPECEKPVVGIRPGEKIHEEMVTATDALQTISTDKHYIIVPNKHRQPLDVTIKAFCDHHGATPVSSGLAYNSGTNTEWMTVEEIRTLIQSHVDPSFVI comes from the coding sequence ATCATCGTGTCATCAGCTCGCTCGATTCTCGTCACCGGAGGCACCGGTTCGTTCGGTCAAAAATGCATTACCACCCTGCTTGCCAACCCGGAGGTAAAGCGCATCGTAATTTATTCACGCGATGAGCTGAAGCAGTTTGAAATGGGCCAAAAGTTCACTGACCCACGTCTGCGTTTCTTCATTGGCGACGTTCGGGATAAGGACCGCCTCCAGCGTGCTCTGGAGGGGGTAGATACCGTCATTCATGCAGCTGCGCTCAAGCAGGTCCCTGCGGCTGAGTATAACCCGATGGAATTCATCAAAACGAATGTCCTCGGCGCAGAAAATCTCATTGAGGCTTGTCTTGATAGCGATGTTCAAAACGTTGTTGCCCTTTCGACAGACAAAGCTGCGGCCCCAATCAATCTTTATGGGGCGACGAAATTGTGCTCGGATAAACTTTTCATCGCTGCAAACAACGTGCGCGGAGATCGGAAGATCAAGTTCAGTGTGGTCCGTTATGGCAATGTCATGGGGTCACGCGGCTCTGTGATTCCGTTTTTCTTGGAAAAGCGTAAGACCGGAGTCTTGCCGATCACAGATCCTGAAATGACCCGCTTCAACATCACGCTGGAAGAAGGTGTGGAACTCGTGATGCACGCGCTGGAACACGCCATTGGTGGTGAAATCTTTGTGCCTAAAATTCCGAGCTACCGCATTACAGATGTGGCGGAAGCCATCGGACCAGAGTGCGAAAAACCTGTTGTCGGCATTCGACCCGGTGAAAAGATTCACGAAGAAATGGTCACGGCCACAGATGCCCTGCAAACCATCTCCACGGACAAACACTACATCATCGTGCCAAACAAACATCGCCAGCCTTTGGATGTCACCATCAAGGCGTTCTGCGATCATCACGGTGCCACGCCGGTATCGTCCGGCCTTGCTTACAATTCAGGCACCAACACGGAATGGATGACGGTAGAAGAGATACGCACGCTCATCCAATCACATGTTGATCCAAGCTTCGTCATCTAG
- a CDS encoding metallophosphoesterase family protein has protein sequence MKPSRWRPSHVCLQNSVYACARTRKGGLMRILAIGDIHGCSIALQTLLDAVKPGSDDVLITLGDYVDRGPDSKGVISILLDLEKTTQLKPLLGNHEILFIDAMSEQLDVEAWLRVGGRETLLSYAPDRTTLSWNHVSPEHMEFLNERCLRHWESDKHLFVHANANAVFPLKEQSDDWLFWTRFDDSYPHVSGKTMICGHTAQKSGIPSLRPHAICLDTWAYGEGWLTCMDVNSGEFTQANQAGQIKKFTLADLENQAGGKTTQLPLSPPN, from the coding sequence ATGAAACCCAGCCGCTGGCGCCCAAGTCACGTCTGCCTGCAAAATAGTGTTTACGCCTGTGCTAGGACGCGCAAAGGTGGGCTGATGCGAATCCTGGCTATCGGAGACATCCACGGCTGTTCCATCGCTCTCCAAACACTGCTGGATGCAGTGAAGCCAGGGAGCGATGATGTATTGATCACTTTAGGTGATTACGTCGATCGTGGACCCGATTCCAAAGGGGTCATCAGCATCCTTCTTGACCTAGAAAAAACCACACAGTTAAAACCGCTCCTCGGCAACCATGAAATCCTCTTCATCGATGCCATGTCGGAGCAATTGGACGTAGAAGCCTGGCTGCGTGTCGGAGGCCGAGAGACCCTACTCTCCTATGCACCAGATCGCACCACGCTTTCCTGGAATCATGTTTCGCCAGAACACATGGAATTTTTGAATGAGCGCTGCCTCCGCCATTGGGAAAGCGACAAGCATCTCTTTGTTCATGCCAATGCCAACGCGGTTTTTCCTCTTAAGGAACAAAGTGATGATTGGCTGTTCTGGACGCGCTTTGATGATAGTTACCCTCATGTTTCAGGTAAAACCATGATCTGTGGGCACACGGCCCAAAAGAGTGGCATCCCCAGCCTGCGTCCGCATGCTATCTGCCTCGACACCTGGGCTTATGGTGAAGGATGGCTCACCTGCATGGATGTGAATAGCGGAGAATTCACCCAAGCCAATCAAGCAGGCCAAATCAAAAAATTCACCCTCGCTGACCTCGAAAACCAAGCTGGAGGGAAAACCACCCAACTGCCGCTAAGCCCACCCAACTGA
- a CDS encoding M48 family metalloprotease — MPEPIAPPPLKRVRLTPWRGPFHFLLLLATSSLTLMLPLAYLLLVIISGFFVGWLGFEWVTSLALADSWSWQDALPVAYIAAGVVTWIFTLRPLMPRPRSVHVALQITPSSQPRIFELVDEICWHLKLDPPQEIWLDTSIGIRSSVKDGVLGVAGGELILHIGLPIVSVVSAREFAALLVRELALNAGGLGTTFSHLVRELNTWFYRALHERDPWELELQNKRLKETSLQRSIRVTTWLWMGVSKLPFGLFVMGAKLISAAALIRLSSGANSAGIKVLGKEAWKNLQEKMDLLQIAWDASRTEIQRGITQQRLPENLALLLARHVARASRQKSPASFHEPQSATAPVADFLQELPADAPAAALIRGFVDLARQVTCFYYQHELGIGLHENRLVADEEVLHQNRREDESLVTIRRYFGGLAHPERAMCGLGATHQFSPGRAQLQEEILRVRKELREWGSRLKLALQEWNLAWQRRRDLEAAAVLSLAGFTVSRIQFGTDDTTPQSLRSEAARQRMLMEHMETALVAYEMKMESRFASALGLLWWSEKSDLDDRLSDRRRDLAAWVSVYEAMAGALPSFRELLTTFFAFQTLGARYASLDDTGSFFTALQSVVPKMTNLVRQILSTMDGAMYALPPIKRPIPLNEHLLQGKLPEPINISMNPGAAVDIRALSAKMAADASEVIAPFVDRFLHLYHQSYAWLAESAELTELHFLGPMSFGSDVELLMPEEFARMNETQPLAPKSRLPAK; from the coding sequence ATGCCTGAACCCATCGCCCCTCCGCCGCTGAAGCGTGTGCGCCTGACTCCCTGGCGCGGGCCATTCCATTTTTTGCTATTGCTGGCGACCAGCAGTCTTACACTGATGCTGCCTCTAGCCTACCTGCTTTTGGTCATTATCTCAGGTTTCTTTGTGGGGTGGCTAGGATTTGAGTGGGTGACTTCTCTAGCCCTAGCAGATAGCTGGAGTTGGCAGGATGCTCTCCCTGTAGCTTACATCGCTGCGGGTGTAGTCACTTGGATTTTCACGCTACGCCCCTTGATGCCGCGCCCCCGCTCCGTTCATGTGGCCCTGCAAATCACACCTTCTAGCCAACCGCGCATCTTTGAGTTGGTGGATGAAATCTGTTGGCATTTGAAGTTGGACCCCCCGCAGGAAATTTGGTTGGATACCTCCATCGGCATCCGTTCTTCTGTAAAGGATGGCGTCCTCGGTGTAGCTGGTGGAGAGCTCATCCTACACATCGGATTGCCCATCGTTTCAGTGGTAAGTGCCCGAGAATTTGCCGCTCTTTTAGTTCGCGAATTAGCCCTGAATGCCGGAGGACTAGGAACAACGTTTTCGCATCTGGTTCGTGAACTCAACACGTGGTTCTACCGTGCATTGCATGAGCGCGACCCATGGGAATTGGAATTGCAAAACAAACGCCTGAAGGAAACCTCTCTCCAACGTTCGATACGGGTCACCACTTGGCTCTGGATGGGAGTGTCTAAACTTCCGTTTGGGCTTTTTGTGATGGGGGCGAAGCTCATCAGTGCAGCAGCTTTGATCAGGCTCAGCAGCGGAGCAAACAGTGCCGGAATCAAAGTCCTGGGCAAAGAGGCCTGGAAAAATCTCCAGGAAAAAATGGATTTACTCCAAATTGCCTGGGACGCATCTCGCACAGAGATCCAGCGCGGCATCACTCAGCAGCGTCTGCCTGAAAACTTAGCTCTCCTTCTAGCACGGCATGTAGCCCGGGCCTCTCGCCAAAAAAGTCCAGCTAGCTTTCATGAGCCACAATCAGCAACAGCGCCCGTTGCAGATTTTTTACAAGAGCTGCCCGCCGATGCTCCTGCTGCGGCTCTCATTCGTGGGTTTGTCGATCTAGCACGGCAGGTTACTTGTTTTTATTACCAGCATGAATTGGGCATCGGCCTTCATGAAAACCGACTGGTTGCAGACGAGGAAGTGCTGCATCAAAACCGACGGGAAGATGAATCTTTGGTCACCATTCGTCGTTATTTCGGAGGCTTAGCCCATCCTGAACGTGCCATGTGTGGTCTTGGTGCCACTCATCAATTTTCTCCTGGTCGGGCTCAGTTGCAGGAGGAAATTTTACGCGTTCGCAAAGAGCTCCGTGAATGGGGTAGCCGACTCAAATTAGCCCTGCAGGAATGGAACCTCGCCTGGCAGCGGCGGCGGGATCTAGAAGCGGCAGCCGTTCTCAGCCTGGCAGGCTTCACCGTCTCTCGGATTCAATTTGGCACCGATGATACTACACCCCAATCTTTGCGGAGTGAAGCTGCCCGCCAGCGCATGCTGATGGAGCACATGGAGACCGCCCTCGTTGCCTACGAAATGAAGATGGAAAGCCGATTTGCCAGCGCACTAGGCCTGCTGTGGTGGAGCGAAAAAAGTGATCTGGACGATAGGCTTTCAGATCGCCGCCGGGACCTCGCAGCCTGGGTTTCAGTCTATGAGGCCATGGCAGGGGCCCTTCCCAGCTTTCGTGAATTGCTGACGACCTTCTTCGCTTTTCAAACCTTAGGGGCTCGATATGCCAGTCTTGATGATACCGGGAGTTTTTTCACCGCTTTGCAGTCAGTGGTGCCAAAAATGACTAACCTCGTCCGGCAGATCCTCTCCACCATGGATGGGGCCATGTATGCCCTGCCCCCCATTAAACGCCCGATTCCCCTAAATGAGCACTTACTCCAAGGGAAGTTACCCGAACCCATTAACATTTCGATGAATCCCGGAGCTGCGGTGGATATCCGCGCTTTGTCTGCGAAAATGGCAGCCGATGCCTCCGAGGTCATCGCGCCCTTTGTGGATCGGTTTCTTCACCTTTACCACCAGTCCTACGCCTGGTTGGCAGAGTCTGCGGAGCTGACCGAACTCCATTTTCTCGGCCCGATGAGCTTTGGCTCGGATGTGGAACTGCTGATGCCTGAGGAATTTGCGCGGATGAATGAAACCCAGCCGCTGGCGCCCAAGTCACGTCTGCCTGCAAAATAG